Below is a genomic region from Dictyoglomus sp..
CAATATCGTCTGTAACTGGACATATCTCACAGGATTCTTTTATTTCTAAATAAATTCTTTCCTTCGTCTTAATATTTTCAGCTAATAGGACTCTATTATCTTTTTCACGATGCATCTGCTGAATCATTTCACTTTTTCCCCCACCAGAAGCTCCTTCATGAACAATAACAAGTTCATTATCATAGGGAGTAATAATTTTTACTGTAGAAGCATGAATACTTATCCATCCTTCTGATTCTCCAATATTGAGAAGAACTCCATATACTCCTTTTTTAGCACTAGGACCGGGATAAAGATTATAGGAAAAAATCTCATGTAAATCTTTTCTTCTGTTATGAATTACTACTTGTTTCCCTGCAAAATAAGTGTGCCTGAAAGGAGGTGCAACGTATACTATTGCTCGAGGCTTAAAGTTCGCCTTTAATTTAGAGAAGGGGATAAAACCCTGAATATCTGCTAAAGCTAAGGCAAAAAAGGCAGTATTTTTAGGAGCTATAAGTAAAGCAGGATATCCTAATTCTTCTCCTCCTGCCATAAAGGGCATTAAAATAAGTTCTTGGGTTTTTAACCATTCGAGGGTTTTTTTCCTTAAGTTTTCAAAATCTTCACCATATAAATTTTTAAAACGAGGTTTATCTGTAGCTTTTTCATCTCCAATTACCATACTATCGGGATCCCTTCTTCGCATATAAACATCAGGATAATTTACTACAATTCCATTTTTACATTTGGTTATTATGGCTTCTGTAACTTCCTTTCCTTCTTCAATTTTAAACTTTACTTCAAATAGAAAATTATTCTTTCCTCCTAAAGCCATTTCTAAAAATTCTTCTCTCTTTTCTAGTAGAATTACTTTTCTACAAGTTGAAATAATTTCTTCAATTTCATAATCAAGAACAAATTTTTCAGTTAAAAGCATCATTCTATAGACCTCCTATTGGAAAATTTTAGAGAAAGTTTTTTTCTTCGTCTTTGAAGATTTTTCGTCTTATATTAACAAAATCAAAAAGCAAATTCAATAGATCAAAAATAATCCCAAGAAAAGGTTGGAAAAATTGGGAAGATCTTATCAAATTTTTCTACATCTTTATAATTTTTTATCTCTAAAAGTCCCAATTGAAAGGCTATTTTAGGAGATAAAATACCCGATGAAATCTGGGATAAGGTATTGATACTTAAAGATATATTCCAATCTTTTCCTTTTTCTATCTTTACTTTACCATCCTTCACTTCTATCTCCCATACTCCATTATTCCATACTCCATATAAATCCTTCACTTCTATCTTTAAAATTTCATAGAGATTTTCTGGAAAAGAAAAACTTTCCAATGCTTTTTCCAAATCTACAATCCTTATCATAAATGTAGGTTCTATAGTACATTCTCCCCTTGGATTCGGCAAAATAAAGGGAGTAAAATCCTCCATAGGAGTAACCCATTGAACTTCATCAATATTCGTAGACTGACGAGAAAATAAACCTAAAAATCCTTTATAAGCAGAAATATTCAAGCATATCATTTCTTTAACTACTATTCTTCTTATTGGAACTGTTTCAATATTATATAAAAGGTATCCTTGGGGTTCACCATCTTCCCATATATAAAGATAAGTGAGATCCCTTCCTCTGAAAATTAGATTTCCCCATCTTTCTTCAGTCCTTTTTAAAGGGCCTGTGAAATTTATAGCAAATCTCTCATAAATTCTTCTTATTATTTTCCAATCTTCTAATGGAATTCTTCTTACCTTTTCTATTTCATCAAATTTAGGAAAAGTAGAAGTTCTTCTAATATACTTCTTCTGAAACCCTCCTAATTCCCATCCAAAAGTTCTATAAAATTCAAAAGAGAAAGGATATAACATAGAAAAGATTAATCCCTTTTCCTTTGATATTCTTAAGGCCTCGGATAAGAGATGATGAATATATTTTTTCCCTCTATATTCTGGGAAAGTAGCCACACCTCCAATCCCTGAAAGAGGAAGTACATTTCCTCTAATGTAAAAATCAAAGGGAATAATACTTAAAGCAGAAACTAATTTATTTTTCTCAAATAAACCTATACAATTTTGAATACTTTTTTCATCTATCCAAGAACTTACCTGATTTATAGGTAAAACAAAAGCTTGACTCCAAAGTTCAGAAAGTTCATCTATATCCTCAGAGGACAATTTTCTAATTTCCATTATCCACCTCTCATCTTTTCAAATATAATTGAAGTCAAGGTATACCCCTTTAGAGGGTAGTCTCCTGTAAATTCCCAGAACATTATTCCTCCCAGTCCTTTCCTGATTACATAATCACATTTTTCCTTTATAGATTCTTCATCATCATAGCTGTACATTATTTTCTTTTCAGGATTCCATATCCAAGGAACTTTTGAATACTCATCTCTAAATTTAATGAATCCTTTATCATTCTCTAATACTCCCTTTATGAAAAAGAAAGGATTTCCTCCAGAAGGTTTATCCTCATCATCAAAAATCCCACAAGGAAGGCCAGAAACCTTAGCGAACAAACCGTTTATCCCCTCATCTTCCGTAATCCATCCTCTTCCATAAAAAGGTATTCCTAAATTAATCTTTTCTTTTGGGACTCCTAATTCTAAATATTTATTTACTGCATAATCACAATTTAATTTTTCTCTACTTACAGGATCAGGATCCATAGGATTTCCATAAAGAGGAGCAAGATGATTTGTAATTTTATCCCATGAGCCATGAAAATCATAGGTCATCAAGTTTATATAGTCTAAGTAAAAGTGATATTTATTAGGTTCAGTATTTTCAATCTCTCGAAAACCTGCAGGAGCAGCAATACTTAAGATGTAATCTCTATTATCTTCTATTCCTGCCTTATTAAGATACAATCTTAGGGTTTTTAACAACAGTGTAAAATTTTCCTTGTCTTCTGGACGATATTTGTTAGTTGGAAGTCCTCCTTCTACTGGAAATTCCCAATCTATGTCAATCCCATCAAAATTATATTCTCGAATAAAATCAATACAACTCTTTGCAAAAATTTCTCTATTTTCCGATGAAAAAGCAACATCTGAAAATTCTCCTGATAGAGTCCATCCTCCTACAGATATTAATACTTTTACGGAGAACTTCTCTTTATAAATTTTCAAGCTCTTTATATTTTCCCAAAATATTTCCTTATCTACTACTGATATTTCTCCATTTTCAACTTTTGCAAAGGCATAATTTAAGTGAGTTATTAAATGCCACGGAATATCTTCTATAAGATAACTTAGATATTTATTTTTTACAGCCCACTCAGGATAATATCCAACGATTCTCTTGTTCTTCATTTTAGCCTCCTTAAAATTATAAAATTATTATAGTATAATCTATATCTATTAAAAAAGGAGAATTAAAATTTATGATATACTCTTTTAAAAAAGGAAAACCTGAAAGAGGATGGATTCTCTTAGTCCATGGCTTAGGAGAACATATTGGAAGATATGAAGAATTTATCAATACACTTTTAAATAAGAATTTCGGAGTTATAGGTTTTGACTTACCTGGTCATGGAAAAAGTGGCGGAAAAAGAGGAGACACATCTATTGAGGAAGTAATAGAAATTATTAATAATTTAACAGAAAACATAGAAAATTTTATTATTTTTGGACATAGTCTTGGAGGACTTATAGCTATCAGATATGCTCAAGAATATCCTGAAAAAATTAAAGCTATTATTGTCTCCGCTCCAGCTTTATATTTAAAAACAGATTATATAACAAAAGTTTTTGCTCATATTTTTGTTAAAATTTTTCCTTCGTTAACTATAGATAATAGATTAAATTTAAATTACCTTTCAAAAAACAAAATAGCTATAGAAAAATATAGAAATGACCCCTTAGTACATAGGAAGATTTCTTTGAGATTGGGAATTAGCATGATTAAAAATATAGACATAGCTCAAAAAAAAGCAGAGTTAATTTCTGTTCCTATTCTTTTTCTTATTCCATCAGAAGATAAAATTGTACCTCCTATAGGCTCGAAAGAACTTTTTAACAATATAAAAATATCAGACAAATATTATATAGAATTTCCGGGTGGATACCACGAATTATTTGAAGATGAGGAGCATTCTAAGAAATTTTACGAAGAAATTTATAACTTTTTAATTTCAAGATCAATATAGTTTTTTTTCTTGAGAGCAGGACCATAAGCTAAAATTAAATCTCCATATTTAACCCCAAAACTCTTTGCAATAATTTCGCATTTTGCTTTCAAAAGAAAAAATATATTTAAGTCTCTATCATTTAAATTCTCATAATTCCCTTGTCCCTTTGCAATAATAAGATCTGCATTATTAAAAATTTCTTTGAACTCGGAAGATCCCAATTCAGGAATTTTACCAACGATTTGAGTCCCTGATTCTATAACTTTACAAACTTCATTTAGTTTTACTTCTAAAGCATCTTCCATTAAAGCATCATTAATTATGGGATAAGTATTTACAACTCCAAAAATTTTCTTATCTTTTAATTCTTCGATAAATATTTTATCAAATACAATCTCGCCTGCGTTGTCCAGGAGATATACTATATTTTCTGCTCTTTTTATTTCTTCTTTAAAATGTTCAAAATGATCCAGTGCTAAGGGAATATCTAAAACCTCTTTAATATAATCTTTTAAATTTAATTTTGATATATCTAATATTCCAAGATCAATAATGTTTCCTGAAATTGCAATCTTGATAGCAGTATATAATGGATCCTTAGAATTTTTTACGATTTCCTTTAATACTGGATATAAATTTAAAGCTATTTTATTATATTTTCTTTTTTCTTCATAATAAGGATCAGGATTTCCTAAGATTTCATATGCTCTTTTCAAAACAAGATAGGTGTTATATGCAGGACTATTTTCATAAGATAATTCAGGTAAGATTTTCGAAGATTCTTTTACAACAAAAATCTTCTTCTCTTCATCATCCAAGATTCTCTTTGCTGCTGATATCACCTGATTCAAAAAACAGGGAAAACACTCTACTCTCGTTTTCATATTGCTAAATTTTATAACAAAATCTTTCTAGGTATGTCAATAGTTGAGATTTTAGTCTATAATTAACTAAAAAGTGAGGTTAAGATGTACTATGAAGTATATTGATCTAAGAAGTGACACAGTTACAAAACCCACTGAGGAAATGAGAAAGGCTATGTATGAAGCAGAAGTTGGAGATGATGGTTATGGTGAGGATCCTACTGTAAATCTTTTGGAACAAAAATCAGCGGAAATTTTAGGGAAAGAGGCAGGACTTTTTTTGGTTTCTGGTACTATGGGAAACCAAACTGCCCTTCTTTCCTGGACATCTCCAGGAGAAGAAGTAATTTTAGAGGCAGAATCTCATATATTCTATTATGAGGTAGGAGGAATTTCTGCAAACAGTGGTGTTCAACCTCATATTATTTATGGGGAAGAGGGAATAATGGATATAGATAAAATTGAAAGAGCAATTAGACCTAAAGGAAGAGTTTTTCCTAAAACATCATTGATTATTTTAGAAAACACACATAATAGAGCAGGAGGAAAAGTCCTTCCTTTAGATTA
It encodes:
- a CDS encoding glycoside hydrolase family 18 protein produces the protein MKNKRIVGYYPEWAVKNKYLSYLIEDIPWHLITHLNYAFAKVENGEISVVDKEIFWENIKSLKIYKEKFSVKVLISVGGWTLSGEFSDVAFSSENREIFAKSCIDFIREYNFDGIDIDWEFPVEGGLPTNKYRPEDKENFTLLLKTLRLYLNKAGIEDNRDYILSIAAPAGFREIENTEPNKYHFYLDYINLMTYDFHGSWDKITNHLAPLYGNPMDPDPVSREKLNCDYAVNKYLELGVPKEKINLGIPFYGRGWITEDEGINGLFAKVSGLPCGIFDDEDKPSGGNPFFFIKGVLENDKGFIKFRDEYSKVPWIWNPEKKIMYSYDDEESIKEKCDYVIRKGLGGIMFWEFTGDYPLKGYTLTSIIFEKMRGG
- a CDS encoding ARMT1-like domain-containing protein, whose amino-acid sequence is MKTRVECFPCFLNQVISAAKRILDDEEKKIFVVKESSKILPELSYENSPAYNTYLVLKRAYEILGNPDPYYEEKRKYNKIALNLYPVLKEIVKNSKDPLYTAIKIAISGNIIDLGILDISKLNLKDYIKEVLDIPLALDHFEHFKEEIKRAENIVYLLDNAGEIVFDKIFIEELKDKKIFGVVNTYPIINDALMEDALEVKLNEVCKVIESGTQIVGKIPELGSSEFKEIFNNADLIIAKGQGNYENLNDRDLNIFFLLKAKCEIIAKSFGVKYGDLILAYGPALKKKNYIDLEIKKL
- a CDS encoding GNAT family N-acetyltransferase — its product is MEIRKLSSEDIDELSELWSQAFVLPINQVSSWIDEKSIQNCIGLFEKNKLVSALSIIPFDFYIRGNVLPLSGIGGVATFPEYRGKKYIHHLLSEALRISKEKGLIFSMLYPFSFEFYRTFGWELGGFQKKYIRRTSTFPKFDEIEKVRRIPLEDWKIIRRIYERFAINFTGPLKRTEERWGNLIFRGRDLTYLYIWEDGEPQGYLLYNIETVPIRRIVVKEMICLNISAYKGFLGLFSRQSTNIDEVQWVTPMEDFTPFILPNPRGECTIEPTFMIRIVDLEKALESFSFPENLYEILKIEVKDLYGVWNNGVWEIEVKDGKVKIEKGKDWNISLSINTLSQISSGILSPKIAFQLGLLEIKNYKDVEKFDKIFPIFPTFSWDYF
- a CDS encoding lysophospholipase, giving the protein MIYSFKKGKPERGWILLVHGLGEHIGRYEEFINTLLNKNFGVIGFDLPGHGKSGGKRGDTSIEEVIEIINNLTENIENFIIFGHSLGGLIAIRYAQEYPEKIKAIIVSAPALYLKTDYITKVFAHIFVKIFPSLTIDNRLNLNYLSKNKIAIEKYRNDPLVHRKISLRLGISMIKNIDIAQKKAELISVPILFLIPSEDKIVPPIGSKELFNNIKISDKYYIEFPGGYHELFEDEEHSKKFYEEIYNFLISRSI